The following are encoded in a window of Bacillus xiapuensis genomic DNA:
- the ccsB gene encoding c-type cytochrome biogenesis protein CcsB, with protein sequence MSDLVQWSGNLLYAAFILYLIATFLFGGSIRSKHETDKDQVNRWGKLGFAVTVIGFISQLGYFITRWIAAGHAPVSNLFEFVTFFSMMLVAGFILIFLIYRLTVLGLFALPVTMIIIAYASMFPRDINPLIPALQSHWLTIHVTTVAAAEGILGISFVAGLIYLVKNVDQTVKSKQTVWLEIVMYSLVAVLGFVAVTTSFTLADYEAKFEYINKDGNPATETYAIPALIGPNEGELMTEGKFEPLVHVPGFVNAKKLNTLVWSLLAGAVIYVLIRLLTRKRIGALVQPLAKNVDSDLMDEVSYRAVLIGFPVFILGGLIFAMIWAQIAWSRFWGWDPKEVWALITFLFYAAFLHLRLSKGWHGKRSAWLAVVGFVIIMFNLVAVNLVIAGLHSYATP encoded by the coding sequence ATGTCTGACTTAGTGCAATGGAGCGGCAATCTTCTCTACGCTGCATTTATATTATATTTAATTGCCACCTTTTTATTCGGGGGTTCCATCCGTTCAAAGCATGAGACCGATAAAGATCAAGTCAACCGCTGGGGAAAGCTGGGCTTTGCTGTCACGGTTATCGGTTTTATTTCTCAATTAGGCTATTTTATCACCCGCTGGATTGCGGCTGGACATGCACCGGTGAGTAATTTATTTGAATTTGTTACATTTTTCTCAATGATGCTCGTTGCTGGATTTATTCTAATCTTTTTGATCTATCGGTTAACGGTTCTCGGGCTGTTTGCCCTGCCGGTGACGATGATTATCATTGCCTACGCCAGCATGTTCCCGCGAGATATTAATCCGCTCATTCCCGCTCTTCAAAGCCACTGGCTGACTATCCATGTAACGACAGTAGCTGCGGCAGAAGGGATTCTGGGAATCAGCTTTGTTGCCGGCTTGATTTATTTAGTGAAAAACGTGGATCAAACGGTGAAAAGCAAGCAAACGGTTTGGCTGGAAATCGTCATGTACAGCCTTGTAGCTGTGCTGGGGTTCGTTGCGGTCACAACCTCGTTCACCCTAGCTGATTACGAAGCGAAGTTCGAATACATAAACAAAGATGGGAACCCAGCGACAGAAACGTATGCCATTCCCGCACTCATCGGCCCTAATGAAGGCGAGCTGATGACGGAGGGCAAGTTTGAACCGCTCGTTCACGTTCCGGGATTTGTTAATGCGAAGAAATTAAACACATTAGTTTGGTCGCTGTTAGCCGGGGCTGTGATTTATGTGCTGATTCGTCTGCTTACCCGCAAGCGGATCGGAGCGCTCGTTCAGCCGCTTGCCAAGAATGTGGATTCCGATTTAATGGACGAAGTCAGCTACCGCGCCGTACTGATTGGCTTTCCTGTCTTTATACTGGGCGGTTTAATTTTCGCGATGATTTGGGCGCAGATTGCTTGGTCGAGATTTTGGGGCTGGGATCCGAAAGAAGTATGGGCTTTGATTACATTTCTCTTTTATGCTGCCTTTTTGCATCTGAGATTGTCCAAAGGATGGCACGGAAAACGGTCTGCCTGGCTGGCAGTAGTAGGCTTTGTAATTATTATGTTTAACTTGGTAGCAGTAAACCTAGTAATTGCCGGACTGCATTCATACGCCACTCCTTAA
- the resB gene encoding cytochrome c biogenesis protein ResB, with translation MQKVKCECGHVNPIGTILCESCGRALTEEAKQEKLHDMRYEGSARRSQTFNKSIIDKVWHFFSSVKVGIWLIVLTLIAASFGTIFPQKEFIPSNKPPEQYYEEVYGVAGKIYYMLGFHDLYNSFWFIALIAAIGVSLVICSLDRVIPLHRALKNQRVARHSSFMKKQRLFSKQEVRLSKEDWEKVKNHLSSKRYRLREEEGSLLAEKGRFSRWGPYVNHIGLIIFLIGAMLRSVDGMYVDDRLTIREGATMEIPGTNGEYYLKNEEFIMENYDKEKDPEVFNAAIERAGGVVKNYQTNAVLYRDENQGLPGAAPKLTKVKKVKIQVNKPLKFDHYALYQDSFSKDELKAMSFGLTNKKTGNVVGTVNIDLLKPKDVYDLGGGYKVKIMNYYPDFDGISETGEPKTKSPVPNNPAFLFKMISPEHPDGEISFVAIRQTLEPVGETDFKMEFKGIETRDISVLTVRKDLTLWILAVGGAIFLIGVVQGAYWNHRRLWIRQIGDEVYAAAHTNKNWHGLKREIEAALAGTSIPVPKEQQK, from the coding sequence ATGCAGAAAGTAAAATGTGAATGCGGCCACGTGAATCCGATCGGCACCATTTTATGCGAGTCTTGCGGCCGGGCGCTTACGGAAGAAGCTAAGCAAGAGAAACTTCACGATATGCGCTATGAAGGTAGTGCGCGGCGGTCCCAAACGTTCAATAAATCCATCATTGACAAAGTATGGCATTTCTTTTCTTCTGTGAAAGTGGGCATTTGGCTGATTGTGCTTACATTGATTGCTGCATCATTTGGAACCATTTTCCCGCAAAAGGAGTTTATCCCTTCCAATAAGCCGCCGGAACAATATTATGAAGAAGTCTACGGAGTGGCTGGGAAGATTTATTATATGCTGGGATTTCATGATTTATATAACTCGTTTTGGTTCATTGCCTTAATCGCTGCCATTGGTGTCTCTTTGGTGATTTGCAGTTTAGACCGCGTTATTCCGCTGCATCGCGCATTGAAAAACCAGCGTGTCGCACGGCATAGCTCATTTATGAAAAAACAGCGGCTCTTTTCTAAGCAAGAAGTCCGTTTAAGTAAGGAGGACTGGGAGAAAGTCAAAAATCATTTATCCTCCAAGCGTTACCGTCTGCGGGAAGAAGAGGGGAGTCTGCTGGCCGAGAAGGGCAGGTTTTCGCGGTGGGGCCCTTATGTCAATCATATCGGACTGATCATCTTCCTAATCGGCGCGATGCTGCGCTCAGTGGATGGGATGTATGTCGATGACCGGCTCACCATCCGCGAAGGCGCTACGATGGAAATACCGGGTACAAACGGGGAATATTATTTAAAAAATGAAGAATTTATTATGGAAAACTATGATAAAGAAAAAGATCCGGAAGTGTTTAATGCCGCGATTGAGCGCGCCGGTGGAGTCGTAAAGAATTATCAAACAAATGCTGTCTTGTACCGGGATGAAAACCAAGGTCTGCCGGGAGCAGCACCAAAGCTAACCAAGGTGAAAAAAGTAAAGATTCAAGTGAACAAGCCGCTGAAGTTCGATCATTATGCTCTCTATCAGGATAGCTTCAGCAAAGATGAATTAAAAGCCATGTCGTTTGGTTTAACCAACAAGAAGACGGGGAACGTTGTCGGCACGGTGAACATCGACTTATTAAAGCCGAAAGACGTCTATGATTTAGGCGGCGGCTACAAAGTGAAAATAATGAATTATTATCCTGATTTTGATGGAATCTCTGAAACTGGCGAGCCCAAAACGAAATCTCCAGTACCCAATAACCCGGCCTTTTTATTTAAAATGATCTCTCCTGAACATCCTGATGGAGAAATCAGTTTTGTGGCAATTCGTCAGACGCTGGAACCGGTTGGGGAAACTGATTTTAAAATGGAGTTTAAAGGAATTGAAACGCGCGATATTTCCGTGCTGACGGTGCGCAAAGATTTAACGCTTTGGATTTTGGCGGTAGGAGGAGCCATTTTTCTGATTGGCGTTGTGCAAGGAGCTTATTGGAACCATCGCCGTCTTTGGATTCGGCAAATTGGGGATGAAGTGTACGCAGCGGCTCATACAAATAAAAACTGGCATGGTTTAAAGCGGGAAATCGAAGCAGCGCTGGCCGGGACTTCTATTCCGGTGCCGAAGGAGCAACAAAAATAA
- a CDS encoding spore maturation protein, translating into MAWFAAVSMWIIPLIIAFVLLYGTLKKVPTYESFVEGGKEGIHIAVSIIPYLVGMMVAIAIFRASGALESLVEFVRPVLLWIGLPPEVFPLALMRPISGTAALGMVSDLIATHGPDSLIGRLASVMQGSTDTTFYVLTVYFGAVGIKKMGDALKVGLLADAAGFVAAVLIVAWMFP; encoded by the coding sequence ATGGCGTGGTTTGCCGCGGTTTCAATGTGGATCATTCCCTTGATCATCGCGTTCGTCCTTCTGTATGGAACGCTCAAAAAAGTGCCGACTTATGAAAGCTTTGTTGAAGGGGGAAAGGAAGGAATTCATATTGCCGTATCGATCATTCCTTATTTGGTTGGCATGATGGTGGCGATCGCAATCTTTAGAGCATCAGGAGCGCTGGAAAGCCTGGTGGAGTTTGTCCGTCCGGTTTTGCTATGGATCGGACTGCCGCCGGAGGTCTTTCCGCTGGCATTGATGCGGCCGATTTCCGGAACAGCTGCTCTCGGTATGGTCAGCGACTTAATTGCGACGCATGGACCCGATTCTTTGATCGGCCGATTAGCGTCCGTGATGCAGGGCAGCACTGATACGACCTTTTATGTGCTTACCGTTTATTTTGGAGCAGTCGGCATTAAGAAAATGGGAGATGCGCTCAAAGTGGGCCTGCTGGCGGATGCGGCTGGCTTCGTTGCCGCTGTGCTCATCGTTGCTTGGATGTTCCCTTGA
- a CDS encoding ATP-binding protein → MRLWRSVVGKLWMTILLLVSFVLFFLTILLLEFFESYHTEEVEKELSDTAVKISKVISDHEDKETGLRVAWDLVDDPVHVIIAENQQKFYYAPHDQNKRPTLEQDEIANDPVLSKVFTKRKKVQAELPVQDGNQAGRHENSIVIAAPLEMKKGEDGAVFIYQSLEVIKKTTQQTTKLILLAAGIAIVLTTIFAFFLSTRITAPLRKMREAATEVARGKFDTKVPILTTDEIGALATSFNQMAKQLNYNIHALNQEKEQLASILSSMADGVITFNKDGTILITNPPAERFLQNWYYEKENGATKEMMPTLLKELLKKAVYTETEQIGELPIQGRSYVVIVSPLYNAKSVRGAVAVVRDMTEERRLDKLREDFIANVSHELRTPISMLQGYSEAIVDDIAASEEEKKDIAKIIYDESLRMGRLVNELLDLARMEAGHISLNLEEVDLPSFLKRVTNKFQGLAKEKGIDLQLTVADEAVKTNLDPDRIEQVLTNLIDNALRHTPKGGFVRVSLQSKLEGNHVYVQDSGAGIPEEDLPFVFERFYKADKARTRGRSGTGLGLSIARNIIEAHRGSIKVQSKLGQGTTFSFYLPNQ, encoded by the coding sequence ATGAGGCTTTGGAGAAGTGTAGTTGGCAAGCTTTGGATGACCATCTTGCTGCTCGTATCCTTTGTCCTTTTCTTCTTGACGATTCTGCTGTTGGAGTTTTTTGAAAGTTATCATACAGAGGAAGTGGAAAAGGAGCTTTCGGATACGGCTGTGAAAATATCGAAAGTCATTTCCGATCATGAAGATAAGGAAACAGGCTTGCGGGTCGCTTGGGATTTAGTGGACGATCCGGTTCACGTGATCATTGCAGAGAATCAGCAGAAATTTTATTATGCGCCGCATGATCAAAACAAGCGGCCGACGTTAGAGCAGGATGAGATTGCAAACGACCCGGTTTTATCCAAAGTTTTTACAAAAAGAAAAAAAGTTCAGGCCGAACTTCCCGTCCAAGACGGCAATCAGGCGGGCCGTCATGAAAACTCTATCGTCATTGCTGCACCGCTGGAAATGAAAAAAGGGGAAGACGGGGCTGTTTTTATTTATCAGTCACTTGAAGTGATTAAAAAAACTACCCAGCAAACGACAAAGCTGATTTTGTTAGCAGCGGGAATTGCAATCGTGCTAACGACCATTTTTGCTTTCTTCCTTTCCACCCGGATTACAGCGCCTTTGCGCAAAATGCGGGAAGCAGCAACCGAGGTAGCCAGAGGGAAATTCGATACGAAAGTGCCGATTTTAACGACTGACGAGATTGGCGCATTAGCCACTTCCTTTAATCAAATGGCCAAGCAGCTCAATTATAATATTCATGCTCTTAACCAAGAAAAGGAGCAGCTTGCCAGCATTTTGAGCAGCATGGCAGACGGTGTGATTACGTTCAATAAAGACGGGACCATCCTGATTACGAACCCCCCGGCTGAGAGATTTTTGCAAAACTGGTATTATGAAAAAGAAAACGGGGCAACAAAAGAAATGATGCCGACCTTGCTTAAAGAGCTGCTGAAGAAGGCGGTGTATACAGAAACCGAACAAATCGGTGAATTACCGATACAGGGGCGTTCCTATGTCGTCATTGTCAGCCCCCTTTATAACGCTAAATCTGTGCGGGGAGCCGTCGCGGTGGTGAGGGACATGACCGAGGAACGAAGGCTGGATAAGCTCCGCGAAGATTTTATCGCCAATGTTTCTCATGAGCTGCGGACACCGATTTCTATGCTGCAAGGATACAGTGAAGCCATCGTGGATGATATCGCTGCATCCGAAGAGGAAAAGAAAGATATTGCGAAAATTATTTATGATGAATCATTAAGAATGGGACGGCTGGTCAACGAATTGCTCGATTTGGCGCGGATGGAAGCGGGGCATATTTCGTTAAATTTAGAAGAAGTCGATTTGCCTTCTTTTTTGAAACGGGTAACGAATAAGTTTCAAGGCTTGGCGAAAGAAAAGGGCATAGACTTGCAGTTAACGGTCGCTGACGAAGCGGTCAAGACAAATCTTGATCCTGACCGTATTGAACAAGTGCTGACGAATTTAATCGATAACGCCCTGCGCCATACGCCAAAAGGCGGCTTTGTCCGGGTAAGCCTGCAATCCAAGCTCGAAGGGAATCACGTGTATGTTCAAGACTCGGGGGCGGGCATTCCGGAAGAGGATTTACCGTTTGTTTTTGAACGCTTCTATAAAGCCGATAAGGCGAGAACAAGAGGCCGCTCAGGAACAGGGCTTGGATTATCGATTGCCAGAAACATTATTGAAGCGCATCGCGGCAGCATAAAAGTGCAAAGCAAGCTGGGGCAAGGAACAACTTTCTCCTTCTATCTCCCCAATCAATAA
- a CDS encoding segregation/condensation protein A — protein MQYKVKIDAFEGPLDLLLHLIQRLEIDIYDIPMAEITEQYLLFIHAMKEMELDIASEYLVMAATLLAIKSKTLLPAYEEEAEPEEWEQEDDPREELVEQLIEYKKFKEAAERLKQKEEERGQFFTKAPSDLTAFEKEEPSAAGLNVTVYDMLGAFHKLLRRKKLKRPVTTKVRRQEISIEKRMDEILATLMQKRRPISFLDLFPDEDRESLVVSFLAVLELMKQNQIIAEQQENFSSLFVQIKGGAADESYQLD, from the coding sequence ATGCAATACAAAGTCAAAATCGATGCATTTGAAGGGCCGCTGGATTTATTGCTGCATTTAATCCAGCGCTTAGAGATTGATATATATGATATTCCAATGGCAGAAATTACGGAACAATATTTGCTGTTTATCCATGCGATGAAGGAAATGGAGCTGGATATAGCCAGCGAATATTTGGTCATGGCAGCCACTCTCTTAGCTATTAAAAGCAAAACCTTGCTTCCAGCCTATGAGGAGGAAGCGGAGCCCGAAGAGTGGGAGCAAGAGGATGATCCCCGCGAAGAGCTGGTAGAGCAGCTGATTGAATATAAGAAATTCAAAGAAGCGGCCGAGCGATTGAAGCAGAAAGAAGAAGAACGAGGCCAGTTCTTTACGAAAGCGCCCAGTGATTTAACGGCTTTTGAAAAAGAAGAGCCATCCGCTGCCGGCTTAAATGTCACGGTATATGATATGCTCGGCGCCTTCCATAAGCTTCTACGCCGCAAGAAGCTTAAGCGTCCAGTAACAACAAAGGTAAGACGGCAGGAAATCTCTATTGAGAAGAGGATGGACGAAATCCTTGCGACGCTTATGCAAAAGCGCCGCCCCATCTCCTTTTTAGATCTCTTTCCTGATGAGGATCGAGAAAGCTTGGTGGTCAGCTTTCTGGCTGTCTTAGAATTAATGAAACAGAATCAAATTATTGCGGAACAGCAGGAGAACTTCTCCTCTTTGTTCGTTCAGATAAAAGGGGGAGCAGCCGATGAATCTTATCAATTGGATTAG
- a CDS encoding pseudouridine synthase yields the protein MERLQKVIAQAGFASRRKAEQWIKDGKVTVNGQVVKELGTKVSASDKVEVSGIPVERQEKVYFLFYKPRGVISAVSDDKNRKVVTDYFPLVEERIFPVGRLDYDTSGLLIMTNDGEFSNLLTHPRYQVEKTYVARINGIPKRHMLKQLETGVELEDGKTAPAKVKELSADKRKQRALIEITIHEGRNRQVRRMFEAIGFEVQKLKRERYAFLDLKGLNAGEYRELTAHEVKRLRTLAETGSLR from the coding sequence ATGGAACGGCTGCAAAAAGTTATAGCACAGGCTGGCTTTGCATCAAGGCGCAAAGCCGAGCAATGGATAAAGGACGGAAAAGTAACAGTCAACGGTCAAGTAGTGAAAGAATTGGGTACGAAAGTAAGCGCCTCCGATAAGGTGGAAGTCAGCGGTATCCCGGTGGAACGACAAGAAAAGGTGTATTTTTTGTTTTATAAGCCCCGCGGTGTCATTTCAGCGGTATCAGATGACAAGAATCGCAAAGTAGTCACCGATTATTTTCCTTTAGTCGAGGAGAGAATCTTTCCGGTAGGCCGACTTGATTACGATACATCCGGCTTATTGATTATGACAAATGACGGAGAATTTTCCAATCTTCTGACGCACCCGCGCTATCAAGTGGAGAAAACATATGTAGCCCGAATTAACGGAATTCCAAAGCGGCACATGCTTAAGCAATTGGAAACGGGAGTGGAGCTTGAAGATGGAAAGACTGCTCCAGCTAAGGTAAAGGAGCTGTCCGCCGATAAAAGAAAGCAGCGGGCCTTGATTGAAATAACGATTCATGAAGGCCGGAACCGCCAAGTTCGCCGCATGTTTGAAGCGATCGGTTTCGAAGTGCAAAAGCTGAAGCGGGAGCGATATGCCTTTTTAGATCTGAAAGGCCTAAATGCGGGAGAATACCGCGAGCTGACAGCCCATGAGGTAAAGCGGCTGCGCACGCTGGCAGAAACAGGTTCTCTGCGCTGA
- the scpB gene encoding SMC-Scp complex subunit ScpB codes for MNLINWISITESLLFAAGDEGLTLKQIAQAIEVEEHEALDILNQLKEQYEKDENRGIFLIELAGTYQLATKKAHAPYIKKLVESSHAQSLSQAALETLAIIAYKQPITRTEIEEIRGVKTERALQSLTAKGLIKECGRADGPGRPILHGTTKEFLDCFGLKDISELPPLAEMEENEQTEADLFFEQFEQVLNNEK; via the coding sequence ATGAATCTTATCAATTGGATTAGCATCACGGAAAGCCTGCTCTTCGCCGCGGGAGACGAAGGGTTGACCTTAAAGCAAATCGCCCAGGCGATAGAAGTGGAAGAGCATGAGGCATTAGATATTTTAAATCAATTGAAGGAACAATATGAAAAAGATGAGAACAGGGGAATTTTTCTCATCGAACTGGCGGGCACTTATCAGCTGGCCACAAAAAAAGCGCATGCTCCTTATATTAAAAAATTGGTGGAATCCAGTCATGCCCAATCATTATCGCAGGCAGCACTCGAAACGCTGGCAATCATCGCCTATAAACAGCCAATTACTAGGACGGAAATTGAAGAAATCCGGGGAGTGAAAACGGAAAGGGCCCTGCAGAGCTTGACGGCCAAAGGTTTGATTAAGGAGTGTGGCCGGGCGGATGGACCTGGCCGTCCTATTTTACATGGTACCACAAAAGAGTTTCTTGACTGCTTTGGACTGAAGGATATATCGGAGCTGCCGCCTCTGGCCGAAATGGAAGAAAACGAACAGACAGAAGCGGATTTGTTTTTTGAACAATTTGAACAAGTGCTGAATAATGAAAAATAA
- a CDS encoding response regulator transcription factor — protein sequence MEIEAKILVVDDEERIRRLLRMYLERENYLIDEAEDGEAALEMALREEYDCILLDLMMPGKDGIEVCQELREKKATPVIMLTAKGEEANRVQGFEVGTDDYIVKPFSPREVVLRVKALLRRSSPTTYLQTDTKSKDLIVYPHLTIDNDAHRVTADGVEVNLTPKEYELLHFLAKSPDKVFDREHLLKEVWHYEFFGDLRTVDTHVKRLREKLNKVSEQAAKMIVTVWGVGYKFEVVNE from the coding sequence TTGGAAATTGAGGCTAAAATTCTAGTGGTAGATGATGAAGAAAGAATTCGCAGGCTGCTGCGCATGTATTTAGAAAGGGAGAATTATCTCATCGATGAAGCGGAAGACGGGGAGGCTGCTTTAGAAATGGCGCTAAGAGAAGAGTATGATTGTATTCTCTTGGATTTAATGATGCCCGGCAAAGACGGAATAGAAGTATGCCAGGAGCTCCGAGAAAAAAAAGCCACGCCGGTGATCATGCTGACGGCAAAAGGAGAGGAAGCAAACCGCGTCCAAGGCTTCGAAGTCGGCACCGATGATTATATTGTCAAACCGTTTAGTCCGAGGGAAGTCGTGCTGCGCGTGAAAGCGCTGCTGAGAAGATCTTCTCCTACGACCTATTTGCAGACCGATACTAAATCCAAAGATTTAATCGTTTATCCTCATTTAACGATTGATAATGATGCTCATCGCGTGACAGCTGATGGAGTTGAAGTGAATCTAACCCCAAAAGAGTACGAACTATTGCATTTCCTGGCGAAGTCTCCAGATAAAGTATTTGATCGCGAGCACTTGCTAAAGGAAGTGTGGCACTATGAATTCTTTGGCGATTTGCGCACTGTAGACACCCATGTCAAACGCCTGAGAGAAAAGCTGAATAAAGTATCAGAGCAAGCGGCTAAAATGATTGTCACTGTTTGGGGAGTCGGCTATAAATTTGAGGTCGTGAATGAATGA
- a CDS encoding D-alanyl-D-alanine carboxypeptidase family protein, translating into MKKKIPMIFLAFLLFVTSTGSAAEADTSAASAILIEQQSGRVLYAKDPHAVMRIASITKIMTAIIAIESDKLDEKVKVSKKAVFTEGSSLFLKKGEEIPLEDLVYGLMLRSGNDAAIAIAEHVGGSAEGFVYLMNEKAKEIGMKNTYFANPHGLDDSDRHRSTAYDMALLTRYAMKNPTYRKVAGTKKYRSPDPSGKWDRIWHNKNRLLTEKYEYCTGGKTGYTKKAKRTLVTTATKGDMDLIAVTLNAPDDWNDHISMYEFGFDRYDPKIILEKGEIDIKDDSFYKGKIFLKRDVLYPLTKKEEKEISIRYQLLKPKKKWRQSRAPQVVGQAEVYLKKEKVLTLPIYYQHQPNEKNKTFWMKWKEWLF; encoded by the coding sequence ATGAAGAAAAAAATACCGATGATCTTTCTGGCTTTCTTGCTGTTCGTTACTTCCACTGGCTCGGCAGCGGAGGCTGATACTAGCGCAGCTAGTGCCATCTTAATCGAGCAGCAGAGCGGCCGGGTGCTATATGCGAAAGATCCGCATGCGGTGATGAGAATTGCCAGCATTACGAAAATTATGACAGCGATCATCGCAATTGAATCTGACAAGCTGGATGAGAAAGTCAAAGTGAGCAAAAAAGCAGTATTCACTGAAGGTTCTTCTCTTTTTTTAAAAAAAGGGGAAGAGATTCCGCTTGAAGACTTAGTATACGGCCTGATGCTGCGGTCAGGAAATGATGCGGCCATCGCCATAGCTGAACATGTCGGCGGCAGCGCAGAAGGGTTTGTGTATTTAATGAATGAAAAAGCAAAAGAAATCGGAATGAAAAACACATATTTCGCGAATCCGCATGGGCTTGATGATAGTGACCGCCACCGGTCAACGGCTTATGATATGGCGCTGTTGACCAGATATGCGATGAAGAATCCGACATATCGAAAAGTTGCTGGCACAAAGAAATATCGTTCACCCGATCCAAGCGGAAAGTGGGATCGGATTTGGCATAATAAAAATCGTTTACTTACAGAAAAGTACGAGTATTGTACAGGTGGAAAAACGGGGTATACGAAAAAAGCGAAACGAACACTTGTGACGACGGCTACAAAAGGCGATATGGATTTAATTGCTGTAACGCTAAATGCTCCTGACGACTGGAACGATCATATATCTATGTATGAATTCGGCTTCGATCGCTATGATCCTAAAATCATTCTTGAAAAAGGAGAAATTGATATAAAAGATGACTCCTTCTATAAGGGGAAAATCTTTCTGAAAAGGGATGTTCTCTATCCGCTCACCAAGAAGGAAGAGAAAGAAATATCGATTCGTTACCAGCTGCTGAAGCCGAAGAAAAAGTGGCGACAGAGCCGCGCTCCACAAGTGGTCGGACAAGCTGAAGTTTATTTGAAAAAAGAAAAGGTGCTCACTCTCCCAATTTATTATCAGCATCAACCAAACGAAAAGAATAAAACTTTCTGGATGAAATGGAAGGAATGGTTATTTTGA
- a CDS encoding nucleoside recognition domain-containing protein, translating to MVNYIWVGMTVVGLLFAAMNGNMEQVNEAVFKAAGEAVTICIGLVSVLVFWLGLMKIAEQAGLLRKLAHLFKPVAKRLFPDVPSDHPAMGYILSNMTANMFGLGNAATPLGIKAMEELKKLNGGKSEASRSMITFLAINTSSITIIPTTVLAIRFSYHSASPAEIVAPTLLATACSTIFAIVIDRYFYLRRKRNGGE from the coding sequence ATGGTTAATTATATATGGGTAGGCATGACGGTTGTGGGGCTGCTGTTTGCCGCTATGAACGGGAATATGGAGCAAGTGAATGAAGCGGTATTTAAAGCGGCGGGCGAAGCGGTAACTATTTGCATCGGCTTAGTCAGTGTGCTTGTCTTTTGGCTGGGACTTATGAAAATAGCTGAGCAGGCGGGGCTGCTGCGAAAGCTTGCTCACTTGTTTAAACCGGTTGCTAAGAGATTATTTCCGGATGTTCCTTCCGATCATCCGGCTATGGGGTACATTCTGTCCAATATGACGGCCAATATGTTTGGGTTGGGAAATGCGGCTACTCCTTTAGGAATAAAGGCAATGGAGGAGCTGAAGAAATTAAATGGCGGTAAAAGTGAAGCAAGCCGGTCCATGATTACCTTTCTGGCGATTAATACTTCAAGCATTACGATTATTCCCACCACGGTTTTAGCCATACGATTCTCCTATCATTCGGCTTCGCCGGCTGAAATTGTGGCGCCCACCTTATTGGCAACGGCTTGTTCTACGATTTTCGCCATTGTAATTGACCGTTATTTTTACTTGCGCCGCAAGCGGAATGGAGGGGAATAA
- the resA gene encoding thiol-disulfide oxidoreductase ResA, translating to MDKKKKRLIMRSVILAILLMAVGYTLYTNLTKEARGSLQKGDSAPDFVLTDLSGEEHQLSDYKGKGVFLNFWGTWCAPCKEEMPHMETVSKEYKDKGVEVLAVNVGDSELQTKKFAEQYGLTFPIALDTSKEVENAYGVTNLPATFMINSEGKIEDIVVGGLTKEEQVRALFEKVKP from the coding sequence TTGGATAAAAAGAAAAAAAGGCTGATTATGCGATCTGTGATCCTGGCGATCTTATTGATGGCAGTCGGCTACACGCTTTATACGAATTTAACAAAAGAAGCTAGAGGGAGTTTACAAAAGGGGGATTCAGCGCCCGATTTTGTACTGACCGATTTATCAGGGGAAGAGCATCAATTATCGGATTATAAAGGGAAAGGGGTATTTTTAAACTTCTGGGGCACTTGGTGCGCGCCTTGTAAAGAAGAAATGCCTCATATGGAAACCGTTTCCAAAGAGTATAAAGACAAAGGTGTGGAAGTGCTTGCTGTAAATGTTGGTGATTCTGAGCTGCAAACGAAGAAATTTGCTGAACAATATGGCTTAACCTTTCCCATTGCTCTGGATACCTCAAAGGAAGTCGAAAATGCCTACGGTGTGACCAATCTTCCCGCTACCTTTATGATTAATTCGGAGGGTAAAATTGAAGACATAGTAGTGGGTGGCTTAACCAAGGAAGAGCAGGTTCGGGCTTTGTTTGAAAAGGTGAAACCATAA